One Mycolicibacterium parafortuitum DNA segment encodes these proteins:
- a CDS encoding AAA family ATPase produces the protein MGNSEITATGQEQSVHDVVLRMLADDQDIDADARNWVLEALAEVEGNTDGTQASPAPTYLSTISVVGFRGIGRQARLDLHPTPGLMVVSGRNGSGKSSFAEALELALTGTSYRWHNKAALWEEAWRNLHHPEPCAIRVGFTAEGVGTFTVGMEWKAGAELTDRTSWTQTGSDQRLPGTADLGWSRPLELWRPILSYEELGRLFDGGPSALYDALSKLLGLEVLTDAEKWLGAQIKLTKTARDRADAERKELVKALSGSDDDRAQRAVTLLRKRGGAPIDEVLALATGSDDEGQRVVAALRALTQIEVPSLDDVETTATRLRSARETVDNAAHTLADNAAQRIDVLSAALQLHEHAGDLECPLCGEGRLDGEWATRTRTAIAETEESLREYRSAQGELAQARSAAVRLTTLAGMLASVPGVDLPRMADYNAAVDAARARPDGDTELAAHIEATLIVVIGAAEAARAEAEQALHAREDEWAPLAARLAAWVNVEQEARKFDGTLNAITAAKRWVTDRSKPFRNQRLESIAAQARKIWRLLRQESNVDLGEITLQGTATHRKAVLSGSVDGEPTKALPVMSQGELHALALALFLPRATSANSPFRFIVLDDPIQAMDPAKIDGFVQVLGEVAKTHQVIVFSHDDRLASVIRETGVDARMVEVVRETGSKVTARDNVNPARRTVSDVFAVVKDDGLPDEIRARVVPGLFRMAVEAAAKQAFYAKQSLAGRPRIDAEQAWASAKKTSSRLALAIHGDPGADLTGWLDAKRERRNTLRLCNAVHGAARGVSKDEARDLERTVETLLALR, from the coding sequence ATGGGGAACTCTGAGATCACGGCGACCGGCCAGGAACAGTCTGTCCACGATGTCGTACTGCGTATGCTCGCGGACGACCAGGACATCGACGCGGACGCCAGGAACTGGGTGCTTGAGGCGCTTGCCGAAGTCGAGGGCAACACCGATGGAACCCAGGCCTCACCCGCGCCGACCTACCTGTCAACGATCTCCGTCGTCGGCTTCCGGGGTATCGGCCGCCAGGCGCGGCTCGACCTGCACCCCACACCCGGACTCATGGTGGTCAGCGGTCGCAACGGATCGGGCAAGTCCAGCTTCGCCGAAGCACTCGAACTCGCTCTGACCGGAACCAGCTACCGCTGGCACAACAAGGCCGCGCTCTGGGAAGAGGCGTGGCGTAACCTGCACCACCCCGAGCCCTGCGCGATTCGGGTCGGATTCACCGCCGAGGGCGTCGGAACCTTCACCGTGGGGATGGAGTGGAAGGCCGGCGCCGAACTCACCGACCGCACCTCATGGACTCAGACCGGATCTGATCAACGACTGCCTGGCACTGCCGACCTCGGCTGGTCGAGGCCACTTGAACTCTGGCGTCCAATTCTGTCCTATGAAGAACTCGGCAGACTGTTCGACGGTGGACCGTCGGCCCTCTACGACGCACTGTCCAAGCTATTGGGCCTGGAAGTCCTCACAGATGCTGAGAAATGGCTTGGCGCGCAAATCAAATTGACTAAGACCGCGCGTGACCGCGCCGACGCGGAACGCAAGGAGCTAGTCAAGGCACTGTCAGGTTCGGATGACGATCGCGCCCAACGCGCGGTCACCCTGTTGCGCAAGCGCGGCGGTGCACCCATCGACGAGGTGCTCGCCCTCGCAACGGGATCCGACGACGAAGGGCAACGGGTGGTAGCCGCGCTTCGCGCACTTACCCAAATCGAGGTCCCGTCACTCGATGACGTCGAAACGACGGCGACGCGTCTTCGGTCCGCCAGGGAAACCGTCGACAACGCCGCTCACACTCTTGCCGACAATGCTGCACAGCGCATCGACGTCCTATCGGCCGCACTTCAACTTCACGAACACGCCGGAGACCTTGAATGCCCGTTGTGCGGAGAGGGCAGACTCGACGGAGAGTGGGCCACTCGCACCCGTACCGCCATCGCCGAGACCGAGGAATCACTGCGTGAGTACCGATCGGCACAGGGCGAACTCGCGCAGGCGCGCTCAGCGGCCGTACGACTCACCACCTTGGCCGGCATGCTCGCCAGCGTTCCCGGCGTCGACCTGCCGAGGATGGCCGACTACAACGCTGCCGTCGACGCCGCGCGGGCCAGACCGGATGGCGACACAGAACTCGCCGCGCATATCGAAGCCACGCTGATCGTCGTCATCGGTGCCGCAGAGGCTGCAAGAGCCGAGGCCGAACAGGCGCTGCACGCCCGGGAGGACGAGTGGGCGCCGCTCGCCGCTCGACTCGCCGCCTGGGTGAACGTCGAGCAGGAGGCCCGGAAATTTGACGGCACGCTCAATGCCATAACGGCCGCCAAGAGATGGGTGACCGACAGATCCAAGCCCTTCCGCAACCAACGGCTGGAATCGATTGCCGCGCAGGCGCGTAAGATCTGGAGGTTGCTCCGGCAGGAGAGCAACGTCGATCTTGGTGAGATCACGCTCCAGGGAACCGCCACGCATCGCAAGGCCGTGCTCAGTGGCTCAGTCGACGGTGAGCCCACCAAAGCGCTGCCGGTGATGAGTCAGGGCGAACTGCACGCGCTCGCCTTGGCTCTGTTCCTTCCACGAGCCACGTCGGCCAACAGTCCGTTCCGGTTCATCGTCCTCGACGATCCGATCCAGGCAATGGATCCCGCCAAGATCGACGGCTTCGTCCAAGTCCTCGGGGAGGTGGCCAAGACTCATCAGGTGATCGTGTTCTCGCATGACGACCGTCTGGCGTCCGTGATCCGTGAGACTGGAGTTGACGCCAGGATGGTCGAAGTCGTGCGGGAGACCGGGTCGAAGGTGACGGCGCGCGACAATGTCAATCCCGCACGTCGGACCGTCAGTGACGTGTTCGCGGTCGTCAAGGACGATGGCCTGCCTGACGAGATCAGGGCCCGCGTAGTACCCGGTCTGTTCCGGATGGCCGTGGAAGCCGCTGCGAAGCAGGCGTTCTACGCCAAGCAGTCGCTTGCCGGCAGGCCGCGTATTGATGCTGAGCAAGCATGGGCATCGGCCAAGAAGACGTCGTCACGCCTTGCGCTTGCTATCCACGGTGATCCCGGTGCCGACCTTACTGGATGGCTCGATGCGAAACGTGAGCGTCGCAACACCCTTCGTTTGTGCAACGCCGTGCACGGTGCGGCCAGGGGCGTCTCCAAGGATGAGGCGCGCGACCTCGAACGTACGGTCGAGACCCTGCTAGCGCTTCGATGA
- a CDS encoding DUF6308 family protein encodes MEPAELDEVRIGCVTIPLERAQQWVAQYTDEGNSCAVNPYAYPAYDSYERDRNDPRQLTDADLLAPGLLNVPIKIRSFYDLQRIRPELEAGLANDDLGYALSEIEDPLRVEGMVKPLYSVLDAPQGKPRNVNATTLSKVLHRKRPQSLVLHDKWVRACYVGEDGPVPRVKKRSWADYMVAITLAIGHDIRSQQGAFKILDEATSAPGDLTHVRLLDILAWTSKGSMARGSAERP; translated from the coding sequence GTGGAGCCTGCAGAGCTTGACGAGGTACGGATCGGTTGTGTCACTATCCCGCTTGAGCGCGCGCAGCAGTGGGTGGCGCAGTACACCGACGAGGGAAACTCCTGTGCTGTCAACCCTTACGCGTACCCGGCCTACGACTCGTATGAACGGGACAGAAACGACCCGCGCCAGCTCACTGATGCGGACCTCCTGGCGCCCGGGCTATTGAATGTGCCGATCAAGATCAGATCCTTCTATGATTTGCAGCGCATCCGCCCCGAGTTAGAGGCTGGCTTGGCGAACGATGACCTTGGCTATGCCCTCTCAGAGATCGAAGATCCGCTTCGTGTCGAGGGAATGGTGAAACCTCTGTATTCGGTGCTCGACGCCCCACAGGGCAAGCCGCGGAATGTCAACGCCACCACGCTGTCAAAGGTGCTGCATCGCAAGCGACCGCAGAGCCTGGTCTTGCATGACAAGTGGGTTAGAGCCTGCTACGTAGGCGAGGATGGCCCGGTTCCTCGCGTCAAAAAACGGTCGTGGGCGGACTACATGGTGGCAATTACTCTCGCCATCGGACACGACATCCGCTCTCAGCAGGGAGCGTTCAAGATCCTCGACGAAGCCACAAGTGCACCCGGAGATCTGACGCACGTGCGCCTACTCGACATCCTCGCGTGGACGTCGAAAGGCTCCATGGCAAGGGGCTCTGCGGAGAGACCCTGA
- a CDS encoding AAA family ATPase, which yields MRIDRVTGTAFGPFRGATLEFAPGLNVVHGPNEAGKSSWFNATYSALAGRRKYKGRGSAAETEFRNRHKPWSGSKWAVGVAVTLDDDRRLAITQDLAKGEWTIVDGSTARAVSEAELLTDASLDGTRLLGLNRQSARSTIFTGQADILRVRDDAGELQELLERAASTGATDATADAALAWLKDRRTEWVGVAHIGSRPLRSSRTALEDAREIAETRRDDLAELLETIANRQKLAAPLVKARAKVELSERFVKWHSVYELRIRVEKAVELSTRVAAVSEADLTVDEEKAATVTRALVVFDGGTDVTPLGDGPTAADLQVQIDELPQMPEGDREPRHDVVDAHSALVKAQTVLDTHLQATPPDEASPPPTILSADELRTLADVLASSPPEVDTAEVAVFQHEREQRAAQLAALQRDVDDRDATYRQAKADYDAAVENGAMTLELAALHAIERSAAEDVIAASRRYADFLSEALSAQEAEAGVMAQEVALRQHQERVAAAQAQVRGESLDVDPESLKKIAREMDAAGAARIAAAKHADQAAEFRAARDDRVRALAGLLGRQDLLTTEDPAAQVLKLYTDYVEACKSRAEVAQQAARRADLVEAHSQRLQLEANHLQALSVREAQGRDVIELATALGLTAEAVEGAIEQLRRWVSEQDAKRAALTTWKTDVALLEQLLGGRELADLQADLATLTAEAGDEPEEPMPPDLNTFVTDAKALYDRMIDLDGQLKGKIQALGNVLGSVAEAVEVEADAQRAVDQVETLASCLDAAAAELANAKERANASIAPALADRMRPWLPRVTNGRYRDVTVDPGNLTILVTEATGQVRQADRLSLGTTEQIYLLLRVTLSQVLSGGAETAPLIFDDVTTQSDTTRTVAVMELLHELSAEHQVILFSQEDEVVEWAQRNIDPAKDKIIPLPAP from the coding sequence ATGCGCATCGATCGGGTCACCGGCACTGCATTCGGCCCATTTCGCGGCGCGACACTCGAATTCGCACCGGGTCTCAACGTCGTGCACGGACCCAACGAAGCAGGAAAGTCCAGTTGGTTCAACGCCACGTACTCGGCTCTGGCCGGTCGGCGTAAGTACAAGGGCAGAGGCAGTGCCGCCGAGACGGAGTTCAGAAACCGACACAAGCCCTGGTCGGGCTCGAAATGGGCTGTCGGCGTTGCTGTCACGCTCGACGACGATCGCCGACTGGCCATTACCCAGGATCTCGCCAAGGGCGAATGGACGATCGTTGACGGCTCGACTGCCCGAGCGGTATCGGAGGCTGAACTGCTCACAGACGCAAGCTTGGACGGCACGCGACTCCTGGGCCTCAACCGCCAGTCAGCGCGATCGACCATTTTCACCGGCCAAGCCGACATCCTCCGCGTCCGCGACGACGCCGGTGAACTTCAGGAGCTGCTGGAAAGGGCCGCATCGACCGGGGCGACCGATGCCACCGCCGATGCGGCGCTGGCCTGGCTCAAGGACCGACGCACCGAATGGGTGGGAGTGGCGCACATAGGCAGCAGGCCGCTTCGATCAAGTCGTACGGCCTTGGAGGACGCGCGAGAAATTGCCGAGACACGACGAGACGATCTCGCTGAACTCCTCGAGACCATTGCCAACCGTCAGAAGCTTGCCGCACCCCTGGTGAAAGCGCGCGCCAAAGTCGAACTGTCCGAACGCTTCGTCAAGTGGCACAGCGTGTACGAGCTGCGGATCCGTGTAGAGAAGGCCGTCGAGCTATCCACCAGAGTGGCTGCAGTAAGCGAAGCGGACCTGACCGTCGATGAGGAGAAGGCCGCGACCGTTACCAGGGCGCTGGTGGTATTCGACGGCGGGACCGATGTGACGCCATTGGGTGACGGACCTACCGCGGCCGATCTGCAAGTCCAGATCGACGAGCTGCCCCAAATGCCGGAGGGCGATCGCGAGCCGCGGCACGACGTCGTCGACGCCCACAGCGCACTGGTCAAGGCTCAGACCGTACTCGACACCCATCTGCAGGCCACACCGCCCGATGAGGCATCTCCTCCGCCGACAATCCTGTCTGCCGACGAGTTACGCACTCTCGCTGATGTACTCGCGTCATCGCCACCCGAGGTGGACACTGCTGAGGTAGCGGTGTTTCAGCACGAGAGGGAACAGCGCGCGGCGCAGTTGGCAGCACTGCAGCGCGACGTCGACGACCGCGATGCCACATACCGACAGGCGAAGGCCGACTACGATGCGGCCGTCGAGAACGGGGCAATGACCCTAGAGTTGGCCGCGCTCCACGCAATTGAGCGGTCGGCCGCTGAAGACGTGATCGCCGCCAGCCGGAGATATGCCGACTTCCTTTCCGAGGCACTGTCGGCGCAGGAAGCCGAGGCGGGGGTGATGGCGCAAGAGGTTGCGCTACGCCAACATCAGGAGCGTGTTGCTGCCGCGCAAGCCCAGGTACGTGGGGAATCGCTCGACGTCGACCCGGAGTCCTTGAAAAAGATTGCCCGCGAGATGGATGCCGCCGGCGCGGCGCGGATAGCGGCAGCCAAGCATGCGGATCAGGCCGCGGAGTTCCGGGCCGCACGCGACGACCGCGTCCGAGCACTTGCCGGCCTACTCGGGCGACAGGATCTTCTCACCACCGAAGACCCTGCTGCGCAAGTGCTCAAGCTGTATACCGACTACGTCGAGGCCTGCAAGTCTCGCGCTGAAGTCGCCCAACAAGCCGCTCGTCGCGCCGACCTCGTCGAGGCGCACAGCCAGCGGCTACAGCTTGAAGCGAACCACCTTCAAGCGCTCTCCGTGCGTGAAGCTCAAGGACGCGACGTGATCGAGCTTGCCACTGCCCTCGGCCTGACCGCAGAGGCTGTTGAGGGCGCGATCGAGCAGCTACGCCGTTGGGTGAGTGAGCAAGACGCAAAGCGCGCGGCGTTGACCACATGGAAGACCGACGTCGCCCTCCTCGAACAACTGCTGGGTGGTCGCGAACTGGCTGACCTGCAAGCGGATCTCGCGACACTGACCGCCGAGGCCGGGGATGAACCGGAGGAGCCGATGCCGCCGGATCTGAACACGTTCGTCACCGACGCAAAAGCTCTCTACGACAGAATGATTGACCTTGACGGACAGCTGAAGGGAAAGATTCAGGCTCTCGGCAACGTCCTCGGTTCGGTGGCAGAGGCCGTGGAGGTGGAGGCCGATGCCCAACGGGCAGTCGATCAGGTCGAGACGTTGGCGTCGTGTCTGGATGCGGCCGCCGCCGAACTCGCCAACGCCAAGGAACGAGCCAACGCTTCCATCGCACCCGCTCTCGCTGATCGAATGCGGCCGTGGCTACCCCGGGTGACGAACGGCCGGTACCGGGACGTCACCGTCGACCCGGGTAATCTGACGATCCTCGTGACAGAGGCGACCGGCCAAGTGCGCCAAGCGGATCGGCTCTCGCTCGGTACGACGGAACAGATCTACCTGCTACTTCGGGTGACCCTGTCGCAAGTACTCTCGGGTGGTGCCGAGACCGCACCGCTGATCTTCGACGATGTCACCACCCAGTCCGACACCACCCGCACGGTCGCGGTGATGGAATTGCTTCATGAACTCAGCGCCGAGCACCAGGTCATCCTTTTTTCGCAGGAGGACGAGGTCGTCGAGTGGGCGCAGAGGAACATAGATCCCGCGAAGGACAAGATCATCCCGCTGCCCGCGCCCTGA
- a CDS encoding FitA-like ribbon-helix-helix domain-containing protein: protein MPSVQIKDVPDDTHRVLRERAARAHQSLQEYLRSRLITEASQATAEEVFERAAVRKGGKVSFSAAVFGVRAERDGR from the coding sequence ATGCCCAGTGTGCAGATCAAAGACGTCCCGGATGACACACACCGGGTCTTGCGGGAGCGGGCGGCGCGGGCGCATCAATCGCTTCAGGAGTACCTCCGCAGCCGACTGATCACCGAGGCGAGTCAGGCCACCGCTGAAGAGGTCTTCGAACGTGCCGCCGTGCGCAAAGGCGGAAAGGTGTCGTTCAGTGCGGCGGTGTTTGGAGTCCGGGCTGAACGTGATGGGCGTTGA
- a CDS encoding vWA domain-containing protein, whose protein sequence is MSNQNLTLIAFLLDRSGSMQSIKSDVVGGFDAFLAEQRAGDGDCRVTLAQFDNEYEVVYRAVPVSDVPPLVLNPRNTTALLDSMGKLITDTAAEIAALADDDKPGSVIIAIMTDGLENASHEWSRPAIKSLVEQQTNEFGWEFLYMGADQDAVEVGKNLGVKAEQAVTYSRGKSREAMAAMSGNVRGYRTAKITGGAAAMPAFTEDQRSKLADD, encoded by the coding sequence ATGTCGAACCAGAATCTCACCCTCATCGCCTTCCTGCTCGACCGATCCGGGTCGATGCAGTCCATCAAGTCCGACGTGGTCGGTGGTTTCGATGCGTTCCTCGCCGAGCAGCGTGCCGGCGACGGTGATTGTCGGGTCACGCTTGCGCAGTTCGACAACGAGTACGAGGTCGTTTACCGCGCGGTGCCCGTCAGCGACGTGCCACCGCTGGTGCTGAATCCGCGCAACACGACCGCGCTCTTGGATTCGATGGGCAAGCTCATCACCGACACCGCGGCCGAGATCGCCGCACTCGCCGACGACGACAAGCCGGGTTCCGTCATCATCGCGATCATGACCGACGGCCTGGAGAACGCCAGCCACGAGTGGAGCCGGCCGGCCATCAAGTCCCTTGTCGAGCAGCAGACCAACGAATTTGGTTGGGAGTTCCTCTATATGGGTGCCGATCAGGACGCCGTCGAGGTCGGCAAGAATCTAGGTGTCAAGGCCGAGCAGGCCGTCACCTACAGCAGGGGGAAGTCCCGGGAGGCGATGGCGGCCATGTCGGGCAACGTGCGCGGGTATCGGACCGCGAAGATCACTGGTGGAGCCGCGGCTATGCCGGCGTTCACTGAGGATCAGCGGTCAAAGCTGGCCGACGACTGA
- a CDS encoding endonuclease/exonuclease/phosphatase family protein: MGTRISTLNIRHGGTKSAEALADRLLGYDADILVVTEFRANAVGARLIDRLAQVGYDTSHPEVGAKENTVLIAARGGIDRSWAFDESLNPRHLWCAEIDGANVCGVYMPQNIAKLPYWEVLINDAKTSDIDLLIADFNTGNNDLDKAPRGAKFIGPEMPGRLIASGYTDMWRSLHPRVREYSWFSRPGDNGFRLDYVFAVPDLARQIKFCEFDHAPRTSGETDHSGFVAVVDG; this comes from the coding sequence ATGGGGACGCGGATTTCGACTCTCAACATTCGGCACGGCGGCACCAAGTCCGCCGAGGCGCTGGCCGACCGGCTGCTCGGGTACGACGCCGACATCCTGGTGGTCACCGAGTTCCGCGCCAACGCTGTCGGTGCGCGACTCATCGACCGCCTTGCCCAGGTCGGCTATGACACCTCGCATCCCGAGGTCGGGGCGAAGGAGAACACGGTGCTGATCGCCGCGCGCGGCGGCATCGACCGCTCCTGGGCGTTCGATGAGTCGCTCAACCCGCGTCATCTGTGGTGCGCGGAGATCGACGGCGCCAACGTGTGCGGCGTGTACATGCCGCAGAACATCGCGAAACTCCCTTATTGGGAGGTGTTGATCAACGACGCGAAGACTTCCGACATCGACCTGTTGATCGCCGATTTCAACACCGGCAACAACGATCTCGACAAGGCGCCGCGGGGAGCCAAGTTCATCGGCCCCGAGATGCCGGGGCGACTGATCGCGTCTGGCTACACCGATATGTGGCGGTCGCTGCATCCCCGTGTTCGTGAGTATTCGTGGTTCAGCCGGCCGGGCGACAATGGGTTCCGGCTCGACTATGTCTTCGCGGTGCCGGATCTCGCGCGGCAGATCAAGTTCTGCGAGTTCGATCATGCGCCAAGGACATCCGGCGAAACGGATCACTCCGGTTTCGTGGCCGTCGTGGATGGCTGA
- a CDS encoding DEAD/DEAH box helicase, with amino-acid sequence MLPGFAHLSPGSKVEGLAFDAVVEIVDVTAAGSGAFVRYRDEFGIEDSRLLSADELAKVLPVGGQGPTLAADPDQFWLAIEALRLRHAAVLNPLLAVSSSNVEALPHQVQAVYDCMLTGHPKRFLLADDPGAGKTIMAGLFIKEALARGWIRRCLIVVPGSLVEQWQNELREKFALHFAVFENSLLGDSPDTSLQDFPFLIARLDQFSRSPDLTAHAVDGEYDLAIFDEAHKLSVSSWGSTVTKTKRFKLAEAIRDAVPSTLLMTATPHNGKDADYREFLTLLGSADQPIVEDPAANGLMRRLVKEQLVHLDGTPLFPERRASTVPYRLSPIEGELYEAVSEYVREEMNKVADDDTRRSVGFALVVLQRRLASSPQAILRSLTRRRDRLRAQADQARATEGKIAVALAATLGGGMDDPDEMSSVRAETYQDEVVSVATNARTVAELEAEILVLDRLVAKAEAVYSARADAKWAALAELLTSEAMFEADGQRRKIIIFSENRDTLDYLEDRLVELLGRAVDVQVIHGAMSWSDRRRAQANFIAEPSSSVLIATDAAGEGVNLQVAHLMVNYDVPWNPNRLEQRFGRIHRIGQRHTCHLWNLVAADTREGDVFQTLLEKVEVQREALGDQVFDVLGEVLTEISLSQLLRRAVGGEARHGEIESELDSVSGRLESAVEKRAASVSTLTPEELAVLRRDMEIAKAMSFQPDVARDFMLRAAPLFHVDIATRGDAWQVGYVPTRLRDEFGSSLTARYDRVAFAHSDDQVFAADPPELMAPGHPLVSALVAAASDEFGASLRQGIVLSDNRSSDDYVLLTVVTTAEGNRSTVTTYAVPTGGDRHEVSPGLYTDLGMGATPEPHEIAAAEAAVAALSEDPDHDIAAVAYVRGTASPATASAWRTAREQLRDDLNARGLDPVAALPGQGWDFTTGHDETTFWSAAPAGEIERRRAERHVAANIGGKYRVVPG; translated from the coding sequence GTGCTGCCTGGCTTCGCTCACCTGTCGCCGGGAAGCAAAGTCGAGGGATTGGCGTTCGATGCGGTCGTCGAGATCGTCGACGTCACCGCCGCCGGCTCCGGCGCCTTCGTCCGCTACCGGGATGAGTTCGGCATCGAAGACTCGCGGCTTCTCTCCGCCGACGAGTTGGCGAAAGTCCTGCCGGTGGGCGGACAGGGGCCGACCCTCGCCGCCGATCCCGACCAGTTCTGGCTCGCGATCGAAGCCCTGCGGTTGCGGCACGCAGCCGTGCTCAACCCACTACTCGCCGTGTCGTCGTCCAACGTCGAGGCTCTGCCGCATCAAGTGCAGGCCGTCTACGACTGCATGCTCACCGGGCACCCCAAACGATTTTTGCTCGCCGACGACCCCGGTGCGGGAAAGACCATCATGGCGGGCCTGTTCATCAAAGAGGCGCTCGCGCGGGGCTGGATCCGGCGGTGCCTCATCGTGGTACCCGGAAGCCTCGTTGAGCAGTGGCAGAACGAATTGCGAGAGAAGTTCGCGCTGCACTTCGCGGTCTTCGAGAATTCGCTGCTGGGCGATTCGCCGGACACGTCACTGCAGGACTTCCCGTTTCTCATTGCTCGCCTCGACCAGTTCAGCCGCAGTCCCGACTTGACGGCCCACGCCGTCGATGGAGAGTACGACCTGGCCATCTTTGACGAGGCGCACAAACTGTCCGTCAGCTCCTGGGGCAGCACGGTCACCAAGACCAAGCGGTTCAAGCTCGCCGAAGCGATTCGAGACGCAGTCCCGAGCACGTTATTGATGACGGCGACTCCGCATAACGGCAAGGACGCCGACTACCGGGAGTTCCTCACGCTCCTGGGGTCCGCGGATCAGCCCATCGTCGAGGATCCCGCCGCCAACGGACTGATGCGCCGTCTCGTCAAAGAGCAACTCGTCCACTTGGACGGCACGCCCCTGTTTCCCGAACGCCGCGCGAGCACCGTGCCCTACCGGCTCAGTCCGATCGAGGGCGAGCTCTACGAGGCGGTCAGCGAATACGTGCGCGAGGAGATGAACAAGGTCGCCGATGACGACACCAGGCGCAGTGTGGGTTTCGCGCTTGTGGTCCTGCAGCGCCGACTGGCGTCCTCCCCGCAGGCGATCCTGCGCTCGCTCACCCGTCGACGCGACCGGCTGCGCGCGCAGGCGGACCAGGCGCGGGCAACCGAGGGGAAGATCGCCGTGGCTCTCGCGGCGACACTCGGGGGGGGCATGGACGATCCCGACGAGATGAGCAGCGTGCGGGCGGAGACCTATCAAGACGAGGTGGTCAGCGTCGCCACAAACGCGCGAACGGTCGCCGAACTCGAGGCGGAGATCCTGGTGCTCGATCGGCTCGTCGCCAAGGCCGAGGCCGTCTATTCGGCCCGTGCCGACGCGAAGTGGGCGGCGCTCGCCGAGCTGCTCACGAGTGAGGCGATGTTCGAGGCGGACGGTCAGCGACGCAAGATCATCATCTTCTCGGAGAATCGCGACACCCTGGATTACCTTGAGGACCGTCTGGTCGAGCTGCTGGGCAGGGCCGTCGATGTCCAGGTGATTCACGGCGCAATGTCCTGGAGCGATCGCCGCCGTGCGCAGGCGAACTTCATCGCCGAACCTAGCAGCTCGGTACTCATTGCGACCGATGCTGCGGGTGAGGGCGTCAACCTCCAGGTCGCTCACCTGATGGTCAACTACGACGTGCCATGGAATCCGAATCGCCTCGAACAGCGATTCGGCCGGATCCATCGCATCGGCCAACGACACACCTGCCATCTGTGGAATCTGGTTGCTGCCGACACCCGAGAGGGTGATGTCTTTCAGACCCTGCTCGAGAAGGTCGAGGTGCAGCGGGAGGCGCTCGGCGACCAGGTGTTCGACGTGCTCGGCGAGGTGCTGACCGAGATCAGCCTCAGTCAGTTGCTGCGGCGAGCGGTGGGCGGAGAGGCCCGCCACGGCGAGATCGAATCCGAGCTCGATTCGGTGTCGGGACGCCTGGAATCGGCCGTCGAGAAGCGGGCGGCATCGGTGAGCACGCTGACGCCCGAGGAACTCGCCGTGCTGCGTCGCGACATGGAGATCGCAAAGGCGATGAGTTTTCAACCGGATGTGGCCCGCGACTTCATGCTGCGGGCCGCGCCGCTATTTCACGTCGACATCGCGACGCGGGGTGATGCGTGGCAGGTCGGGTATGTGCCGACGCGGCTGCGAGACGAGTTCGGGTCGTCGCTGACGGCCCGCTACGACAGGGTGGCGTTCGCGCACTCCGACGATCAGGTTTTCGCAGCCGACCCGCCGGAATTGATGGCGCCGGGGCACCCTCTGGTGTCGGCGCTCGTTGCGGCTGCCAGCGACGAGTTCGGTGCGTCGCTTCGTCAAGGGATTGTGCTGTCCGACAACCGATCTAGCGATGACTATGTCTTGCTGACCGTCGTCACCACCGCCGAGGGGAATCGATCGACAGTCACCACCTACGCGGTGCCGACCGGCGGTGACCGACACGAGGTGAGCCCGGGCCTATACACCGACCTGGGGATGGGGGCGACGCCCGAACCACACGAGATCGCCGCGGCCGAGGCGGCGGTGGCCGCGCTCAGCGAGGACCCGGACCACGACATCGCCGCTGTCGCCTATGTGCGGGGAACGGCAAGTCCGGCGACCGCGAGCGCGTGGCGCACCGCGCGGGAACAGCTGCGCGACGACTTGAACGCGCGGGGGTTGGATCCGGTGGCGGCGCTACCGGGGCAGGGCTGGGATTTCACCACGGGTCATGACGAGACTACTTTCTGGTCGGCTGCACCGGCGGGCGAGATAGAGCGGAGACGCGCCGAGAGGCACGTGGCCGCGAATATCGGGGGCAAGTACCGCGTGGTGCCGGGCTAG